In Luteimonas viscosa, the following proteins share a genomic window:
- a CDS encoding M3 family metallopeptidase codes for MSPNPLLDFSGPPRFDAIRPEHVAPAIAELLSRAETAVREAETVSPVTWDSFVVPLDDATERLARAWGQVGHLEAVVNTPELRAVYNETLPAVTRFWSSLGQNLALFAQYRRLADAPGFAGCDEARRKVVENALRDFRLGGAELPDAQKARYGEIREALSAASAKFSQNVLDATDAWALYIEDASRLSGLPADVVATCRAAAEKDGKPGWKLGLQMPVYLPVLAYADDRELRATLYRANAVRASELGDDPALDNSALIDQILALRAELAALLGFGSYAGYSLATKMADTPGEVLGFLRDLAARARPHAQRDRAELEAFAKAELDLGSLEAWDLAYASEKLKQSRYSFSAQEVKQYFTEPKVLDGLFGLVHDLYGLRVEPDSAPVWHEDVRFYRLVDADGALVGQFYLDLYAREGKRGGAWMDDCRNRRDRGTQAQAVAVQTPIVHLVCNFGRGADGRPATFSHADVTTLFHEMGHGMHQLLTRVGELGVAGINGVEWDAVELPSQFMENFCWEWERVEAMTAHVETGEPLPRALFDRMVAAKNFQSGMATVRQLEFALFDMALHEGFDPARDSVQQLVDAVRREVAVNVPPAWNRFQHQFGHVFSGGYAAGYYSYKWAEVLSADAYAAFEEAPDRIAETGARFRHEVLARGGVRSAAENFHAFRGRAPRIDALLRHSGMAG; via the coding sequence ATGTCGCCGAACCCGCTGCTCGACTTCTCCGGCCCGCCGCGCTTCGACGCGATCCGTCCCGAACACGTCGCGCCCGCGATCGCGGAGCTGCTGTCCCGTGCGGAGACTGCCGTGCGCGAGGCCGAGACTGTCTCGCCGGTCACCTGGGACAGCTTCGTGGTGCCGCTGGACGACGCCACCGAGCGCTTGGCCCGGGCCTGGGGCCAGGTGGGACACCTCGAGGCGGTGGTCAACACGCCGGAACTGCGCGCGGTCTACAACGAGACACTGCCGGCGGTCACGCGCTTCTGGAGCTCGCTGGGCCAGAACCTCGCGTTGTTCGCGCAGTACCGCAGGCTGGCCGACGCGCCTGGATTCGCAGGCTGCGACGAGGCGCGGCGCAAGGTGGTGGAGAACGCGCTGCGCGACTTCCGCCTCGGCGGCGCGGAGCTGCCCGATGCGCAGAAGGCGCGCTACGGCGAGATCCGCGAAGCGCTGTCGGCGGCATCGGCGAAGTTCTCGCAGAACGTGCTCGATGCCACCGACGCCTGGGCGCTGTACATCGAGGACGCATCGCGCCTGTCCGGCCTCCCGGCCGACGTGGTCGCCACCTGCCGCGCGGCGGCGGAGAAGGACGGCAAGCCGGGCTGGAAGCTGGGGCTGCAGATGCCGGTCTACCTGCCGGTGCTGGCCTACGCCGACGATCGCGAGCTGCGCGCCACCCTGTACCGCGCCAATGCGGTGCGCGCCTCGGAGCTCGGCGACGATCCCGCGCTCGACAACAGCGCCCTGATCGACCAGATCCTAGCGCTGCGCGCCGAACTTGCCGCACTGCTGGGCTTCGGCAGCTATGCCGGGTACTCGCTCGCCACCAAGATGGCCGACACGCCGGGCGAGGTGCTGGGCTTCCTGCGCGATCTCGCCGCGCGCGCCAGGCCCCATGCGCAGCGCGACCGCGCCGAACTGGAAGCGTTCGCGAAGGCGGAGCTGGATCTCGGCTCGCTCGAGGCCTGGGACCTCGCGTACGCCAGCGAGAAGCTCAAGCAGTCGCGCTACAGCTTCTCCGCGCAGGAGGTGAAGCAGTACTTCACCGAGCCGAAGGTGCTGGACGGCCTGTTCGGTCTGGTCCACGACCTCTACGGCTTGCGCGTGGAGCCGGACAGCGCGCCGGTCTGGCACGAGGACGTGCGCTTCTACCGGCTGGTCGATGCCGACGGCGCGCTCGTCGGCCAGTTCTACCTCGACCTGTACGCGCGCGAGGGCAAGCGCGGTGGCGCCTGGATGGACGACTGCCGCAACCGGCGCGACCGCGGCACGCAGGCGCAGGCAGTTGCCGTGCAGACGCCGATCGTGCACCTGGTCTGCAACTTCGGCCGCGGCGCCGACGGCAGGCCCGCGACCTTCAGTCATGCCGACGTGACCACGCTGTTCCACGAGATGGGCCATGGCATGCACCAGCTGCTCACCCGCGTGGGCGAGCTGGGCGTGGCCGGCATCAACGGCGTGGAATGGGACGCGGTGGAGCTGCCCAGCCAGTTCATGGAGAACTTCTGCTGGGAGTGGGAGCGCGTCGAGGCGATGACCGCGCACGTCGAGACCGGCGAGCCGCTGCCACGCGCGCTGTTCGACCGCATGGTGGCGGCGAAGAACTTCCAGAGCGGCATGGCCACCGTGCGCCAGCTGGAATTCGCGCTGTTCGACATGGCGCTGCACGAAGGCTTCGATCCGGCGCGCGATTCGGTGCAGCAACTGGTCGACGCGGTGCGCCGCGAGGTGGCGGTCAACGTGCCGCCGGCGTGGAACCGGTTCCAGCACCAGTTCGGTCATGTCTTCTCCGGCGGCTACGCCGCCGGCTACTACAGCTACAAGTGGGCCGAGGTGCTGAGTGCGGACGCCTACGCCGCGTTCGAGGAAGCGCCCGACAGGATCGCCGAAACCGGCGCGCGCTTCCGCCACGAAGTGCTCGCGCGCGGCGGCGTGCGCAGCGCCGCCGAGAACTTCCATGCGTTCCGCGGACGCGCGCCGCGGATCGATGCCCTGCTGCGGCATTCCGGAATGGCCGGCTGA
- the yghX gene encoding YghX family hydrolase yields the protein MARLTAKDFHPELLELYDFYVHGRISRRDFLDRATKFAVGGLTAATILASLSPDYALAQQVQFTDPDILAEYIRYPSPNGHGEVRGYLVRPAKAEGKLPGVVVVHENRGLNPYIEDVARRVAKAGFLALAPDGLSSVGGYPGNDVRGRELQQQVDPEKLMNDFFAAIEFLMQDERGTGKVGITGFCYGGGVSHAAAVAYPELAAAVPFYGRQAKPEDVPKIKAPLLIHFAETDDNVNATWPAYQAALEAAGTRYEAHFYPGTYHGFHNDSTPRYDEAAAALAWERTLDWFRRHLVEA from the coding sequence ATGGCCCGACTCACCGCGAAGGATTTCCATCCCGAGCTGCTGGAGCTGTACGACTTCTACGTGCACGGCCGTATCTCGCGCCGGGATTTCCTCGACCGCGCGACGAAGTTCGCCGTGGGCGGCCTGACCGCGGCCACGATCCTGGCCTCGCTCAGCCCCGACTACGCGCTGGCGCAGCAGGTGCAGTTCACGGATCCGGACATCCTGGCCGAATACATCCGCTATCCCTCGCCCAACGGCCACGGCGAGGTACGCGGCTACCTGGTGCGCCCGGCCAAGGCCGAAGGCAAGCTGCCGGGCGTGGTGGTGGTGCACGAGAACCGCGGCCTCAACCCCTACATCGAGGACGTGGCGCGGCGGGTGGCCAAGGCCGGGTTCCTGGCGCTGGCGCCGGACGGGCTCAGTTCGGTCGGCGGTTACCCGGGCAACGACGTTCGGGGGCGCGAGCTGCAGCAGCAGGTCGATCCGGAAAAGCTGATGAACGATTTCTTCGCCGCGATCGAGTTCCTGATGCAGGACGAACGCGGCACCGGCAAGGTCGGCATCACCGGCTTCTGCTATGGCGGCGGCGTCTCGCATGCGGCGGCGGTCGCCTATCCCGAGCTGGCGGCGGCGGTGCCGTTCTACGGTCGCCAGGCGAAGCCCGAGGACGTACCGAAGATCAAGGCGCCCTTGCTGATCCACTTCGCCGAGACCGACGACAACGTCAACGCCACCTGGCCCGCGTACCAGGCGGCGCTCGAGGCCGCGGGTACGCGTTACGAGGCCCACTTCTATCCCGGCACCTATCACGGCTTCCACAACGATTCGACGCCGCGCTACGACGAAGCGGCGGCGGCGCTGGCCTGGGAACGGACGCTCGACTGGTTCCGGCGCCACCTCGTCGAAGCGTGA
- a CDS encoding serine hydrolase: protein MRVTLFHTLLLVLACIVAPAVAAPPAGFDARVEAAMRARDVPGMAIAIVEDGQIVHAKGYGVRQLGASEPVDADTLFPTGSTGKAVTAAALAILADEGRLGWDDRVIDHLPEFRMHDPWVTREMTVRDLLVHRSGLGLGAGDLLFIPRSSRSRADIVRALRHIEPATSFRSGYAYDNILYIVAGEVVAAVSGQSWESFVRDRIFRPLGMATAVSDEADRFATRNRAQPHARLDPRLRGLGEQQLLPEREGLGQVGAPAGGLSWSANDFARWLQVQLALGARPDGDGRLWSEAAAREMWTPQVHVPIRPYPEPIAAITPQFSGYALGWNVQDYRGVKVLQHGGAVFGVLAFVVLVPERNLGIALQINAEDVDVLRGLGQELLDHYLGFEPRDWVAAFGQWNQARLEGGLAALASTGAQARKASRPSLPLAGYAGRYVDAWYGPIAITGDARRLRIDFLQTPGMAGTLEHWQYDTFRTRWDDSSIEPAYVSFALDAEGGVSRITMKAVSPLADFSYDYHDLLFVPQAEE from the coding sequence ATGCGCGTGACCCTGTTCCACACTCTCCTGCTGGTGCTGGCGTGCATCGTCGCTCCCGCGGTCGCCGCGCCGCCCGCCGGCTTCGATGCGCGGGTCGAGGCGGCCATGCGCGCGCGCGACGTGCCCGGGATGGCGATCGCGATCGTCGAGGATGGGCAGATCGTGCACGCGAAGGGCTACGGCGTGCGCCAGCTCGGCGCGTCCGAGCCGGTGGACGCCGACACCCTCTTTCCCACCGGCTCCACCGGCAAGGCGGTGACCGCGGCGGCACTGGCGATCCTGGCCGACGAGGGCAGGCTGGGCTGGGACGACAGGGTCATCGACCACCTGCCGGAGTTCCGCATGCACGATCCGTGGGTGACGCGCGAAATGACGGTGCGCGACCTGCTGGTGCATCGCAGCGGCCTGGGCCTGGGCGCGGGCGACCTGCTGTTCATCCCGCGCAGTTCGCGCAGCCGCGCCGACATCGTCCGCGCGCTGCGCCACATCGAACCGGCGACGAGTTTCCGCAGCGGCTACGCCTACGACAACATCCTCTACATCGTCGCCGGCGAGGTGGTGGCCGCGGTGAGCGGGCAGAGCTGGGAGAGTTTCGTACGCGACCGCATCTTCCGGCCGCTGGGCATGGCCACCGCCGTCAGCGACGAGGCCGACCGCTTCGCGACGCGCAACCGCGCGCAGCCGCATGCACGCCTCGACCCGCGCCTGCGTGGCCTGGGCGAACAGCAGCTGTTGCCGGAACGCGAAGGGCTGGGGCAGGTGGGCGCGCCGGCCGGCGGGCTGTCGTGGAGCGCGAACGATTTCGCGCGCTGGCTGCAGGTGCAGCTCGCGCTCGGCGCGCGCCCGGACGGCGACGGACGCCTGTGGAGCGAAGCCGCCGCGCGCGAGATGTGGACGCCGCAGGTGCACGTGCCGATCCGTCCTTATCCAGAGCCGATCGCCGCCATCACGCCGCAGTTCTCCGGCTACGCGCTGGGCTGGAACGTACAGGACTATCGCGGCGTGAAGGTGCTGCAGCACGGCGGTGCCGTGTTCGGCGTGCTCGCCTTCGTGGTGCTGGTGCCCGAGCGCAACCTCGGCATCGCCCTGCAGATCAATGCCGAGGACGTGGACGTGCTGCGCGGCCTGGGGCAGGAACTGCTCGACCATTACCTGGGCTTCGAGCCGCGCGACTGGGTGGCGGCGTTCGGGCAGTGGAACCAGGCGCGCCTTGAAGGCGGGCTTGCCGCGCTGGCGTCCACCGGCGCGCAGGCGCGCAAGGCCTCGAGGCCCTCGTTGCCCCTGGCCGGATATGCCGGCCGCTACGTCGATGCCTGGTACGGCCCGATCGCGATCACCGGGGACGCCCGCAGGTTGCGCATCGACTTCCTGCAGACGCCGGGCATGGCCGGCACCCTGGAGCACTGGCAGTACGACACCTTCCGCACCCGCTGGGACGACAGCTCCATCGAACCGGCCTACGTCAGCTTCGCGCTGGATGCGGAAGGCGGGGTGTCGCGGATCACGATGAAGGCGGTCTCGCCGCTGGCCGACTTCAGCTACGACTACCACGATCTGCTGTTCGTACCGCAGGCGGAGGAATAG
- a CDS encoding YkvI family membrane protein, protein MNPVPTRFQRFILPGLAFKGFVIGGGYATGRELAEYFLPGGAQGGLLGLTLAMMVWSVVCALTFLFAFATGSYDYRSFFGRLVGPGWVVFELAYIVFMVLILAVFGAAAGAVVAALTGWPPLAGTLVLMAAIGAVVAFGNRAVERLFGWASVFLYAMYVLFVAFAFTSFGDRILQGLSTPQPLDGWAQGGLTYACYNIVGAVAILPMLRHFTRRRDAVAAGLLAGPLAIAPAIAFFACMLAWMPQIAGEALPSDYMLRRMQQPLLHIGFQAMIFLALLESGVGAVHAVNERIAGAWRKRARGDFPRGARLGIAAVLLVGSIFIAERYGLVALIAHGYRALAWLFLFVYVLPLLTLGSWHLWRMRAQPGARA, encoded by the coding sequence ATGAACCCCGTGCCGACGCGGTTCCAGCGCTTCATCCTGCCCGGCCTCGCGTTCAAGGGCTTCGTGATCGGCGGCGGCTACGCCACGGGCCGTGAACTGGCCGAATACTTCCTGCCCGGCGGCGCGCAGGGCGGCCTGCTGGGTCTGACGCTGGCGATGATGGTGTGGAGCGTGGTCTGCGCGCTGACCTTCTTGTTCGCCTTCGCCACCGGCAGCTACGACTACCGCAGTTTCTTCGGCCGTCTCGTCGGGCCGGGCTGGGTGGTATTCGAACTGGCCTACATCGTGTTCATGGTGCTGATCCTGGCGGTGTTCGGCGCGGCCGCGGGCGCGGTGGTCGCCGCGCTGACCGGCTGGCCGCCGCTGGCGGGCACGCTGGTGTTGATGGCGGCCATCGGCGCGGTCGTGGCCTTCGGCAATCGCGCGGTCGAGCGCCTGTTCGGCTGGGCGTCGGTGTTCCTGTACGCGATGTACGTGCTGTTCGTCGCGTTCGCGTTCACCAGCTTCGGCGACCGCATCCTGCAGGGCCTGTCCACGCCGCAGCCCCTCGACGGCTGGGCGCAGGGCGGTCTGACCTACGCCTGCTACAACATCGTCGGCGCGGTCGCGATCCTGCCGATGCTGCGGCATTTCACCCGGCGCCGCGATGCGGTGGCCGCCGGGTTGCTGGCCGGCCCGCTGGCGATCGCGCCGGCGATCGCGTTCTTCGCCTGCATGCTGGCGTGGATGCCGCAGATCGCCGGCGAAGCGCTGCCGTCCGACTACATGCTGCGGCGCATGCAGCAGCCACTGCTGCACATCGGCTTCCAGGCGATGATCTTCCTGGCCCTGCTCGAAAGCGGCGTCGGCGCCGTGCATGCGGTCAACGAGCGCATCGCGGGGGCGTGGCGGAAGCGGGCGCGCGGCGACTTCCCGCGTGGCGCGCGTCTCGGCATCGCGGCGGTGCTGCTGGTCGGCTCGATCTTCATCGCCGAGCGCTACGGCCTGGTCGCGCTGATCGCGCACGGCTACCGCGCGCTGGCCTGGCTGTTCCTGTTCGTGTACGTACTGCCGCTGCTGACGCTCGGCAGCTGGCACCTGTGGCGGATGCGCGCGCAACCGGGCGCGCGGGCATGA